From Selenomonas ruminantium AC2024, a single genomic window includes:
- a CDS encoding alkyl/aryl-sulfatase produces MKRMISKTCARRTAAALAAALAVSLVPADWCQAAPASPYTAAANQQVYSQLDFSDEREKEFAERGLIEAPKALEIKDAKGRVVWSQAAYSFLQNKAPATANPSLWRNAQNNHVCGLFEVMDGIYQVRGYDMSNITFVRGKTGWIVFDPLMTVECSQAAKALVEKHFGKRPVKAVIYSHSHVDHYGGVRGIVSEKDNVPIIAPEGFEEHAVSENVYAGAAMGRRASYQYGTLLDPGPEGRLSIGIGMGQSIGQISYLSPTVNIKRTGEKLNIDGVEMEFQLTPGTEAPAEMNTWFPQKKALWMAENCTGTLHNLYTLRGAEVRDGNKWSHYLMESLSRYGDKAQVVFQAHNWPHWGNAYIKEYITNTALIYQFIHDQSLLYLNRGMTENEIAHAIHLPPALEKVWYTRQYYGTVPHNAKAVYEKYMGWYDANPVNLNALPPAVSAKKYAEYLGDPQAVLEKARQDFAKGEYQWVAEITNQLVFADPKNQEARNLCADALEQLAYQAESGTWRNVYLSGAKELREGSKFDPSRTPPPSPDIRRKMDSSMMLDDLGIMLDTDKAHDLNFDVNLHLTDTGEKYLLKVRSGILLYQKGEEAKNPDAVWRMPKDGLFTLLSKDKEKQAKLIRQEGDKSLLNRFSDAITVTKAFFNIIEP; encoded by the coding sequence ATGAAAAGGATGATAAGCAAGACTTGTGCCCGCAGGACAGCCGCGGCCCTGGCGGCGGCTCTGGCCGTGAGTCTGGTACCTGCTGACTGGTGTCAGGCAGCTCCGGCTTCGCCCTATACGGCAGCGGCCAATCAGCAGGTTTACAGCCAGCTGGACTTCTCGGATGAACGGGAAAAGGAGTTTGCTGAGCGGGGGCTCATTGAAGCGCCCAAGGCACTCGAAATCAAGGATGCCAAGGGACGGGTAGTCTGGAGTCAGGCGGCCTACAGTTTCCTGCAGAACAAAGCGCCGGCTACTGCCAATCCCAGTCTCTGGCGCAACGCCCAGAACAATCATGTCTGCGGTCTTTTTGAGGTCATGGACGGCATCTATCAGGTGCGTGGCTATGACATGTCAAACATCACCTTTGTCCGCGGGAAGACAGGCTGGATAGTCTTTGATCCGCTGATGACGGTAGAGTGCAGTCAGGCAGCCAAAGCGCTTGTGGAAAAGCATTTTGGCAAGCGGCCGGTGAAGGCGGTCATCTACAGTCATTCGCATGTGGACCATTATGGCGGCGTGCGGGGCATTGTCTCGGAAAAAGATAATGTACCCATCATTGCGCCGGAAGGTTTTGAGGAGCATGCGGTCAGCGAAAATGTATACGCCGGAGCGGCGATGGGGCGCCGGGCATCTTATCAGTATGGTACACTGCTGGACCCGGGACCTGAGGGGCGGCTCTCTATTGGTATCGGCATGGGGCAGTCCATCGGGCAGATTTCCTATCTCTCGCCGACGGTGAACATCAAGCGCACAGGAGAAAAGCTCAATATCGATGGCGTGGAGATGGAGTTCCAGTTGACGCCGGGCACCGAAGCTCCCGCCGAGATGAATACCTGGTTTCCGCAAAAGAAAGCCCTGTGGATGGCGGAAAACTGCACGGGAACTTTGCACAATCTCTATACCCTGAGGGGCGCAGAGGTGCGCGATGGCAACAAGTGGTCGCATTATCTGATGGAATCCCTAAGCCGCTATGGCGACAAGGCACAGGTGGTCTTTCAGGCGCATAACTGGCCTCATTGGGGAAATGCGTATATCAAGGAGTACATCACGAATACGGCGCTGATTTATCAGTTTATCCATGACCAGTCCCTGCTCTATCTGAATCGGGGCATGACGGAAAATGAAATTGCCCATGCTATCCATTTGCCGCCAGCGCTGGAGAAGGTCTGGTATACCCGTCAGTATTATGGTACGGTTCCCCATAATGCCAAGGCCGTCTATGAAAAGTACATGGGCTGGTACGATGCCAATCCGGTGAATCTGAATGCCTTGCCGCCTGCGGTAAGTGCGAAGAAATATGCAGAGTATCTGGGTGATCCGCAGGCTGTGCTGGAAAAAGCACGGCAGGATTTTGCCAAAGGGGAGTATCAGTGGGTAGCGGAAATCACCAATCAGCTGGTCTTTGCTGACCCCAAGAATCAGGAGGCCCGCAATCTTTGCGCAGATGCTTTGGAACAGTTGGCTTATCAGGCGGAATCCGGCACTTGGCGCAATGTGTATTTGTCAGGCGCCAAGGAACTGCGGGAGGGCAGCAAGTTTGACCCCAGTCGCACGCCACCGCCAAGCCCGGATATCCGCCGCAAAATGGATTCGTCCATGATGCTGGATGATTTGGGGATTATGCTGGATACGGATAAGGCGCATGATTTGAATTTTGATGTAAATCTTCATCTGACGGATACAGGGGAAAAATATCTGCTGAAGGTTCGCTCGGGGATTCTGCTCTATCAGAAAGGTGAGGAAGCAAAGAATCCGGATGCTGTCTGGCGGATGCCGAAGGACGGCTTGTTTACCCTGCTCAGCAAGGATAAGGAAAAACAGGCGAAATTGATTCGGCAGGAAGGGGATAAGAGTCTGCTCAATCGGTTCTCAGATGCGATTACGGTGACGAAGGCGTTCTTTAATATCATTGAACCTTAG